TTCTAGGCTTTGGACAAGCAGCCGTTGTTTTAGTGCAGCTTTTCTTCATGGAATGTCTCGTACGATTTAAGTTTATAAAAATTTCCCCGTATTTTTTGCTAGGGACTACCATTATCGCTGTTCAACTAGCGTGGCAAATGCTGCTTCATAGTGGTATGCCATCTGTCATGACATTATTTTATATCGTATATGAATGTTTATTTGCGGTTTCAATTCTATTCTTTATGCGTATTTTGACAATGCCAAGTAAAGAAAATGGAAACATTGAGTGGACAAGAGAAAAAATTACGGCAATTATTGTCGTTTTGGCCGGTATGCTGATCGGCATGGAAAACTTGACTCTTTTCTACTTTTCAATGGCGCTGATCGTCCTTCACTTCCTCATTTGCCTTGTAGCCTATTCCTCGACGGTTGGTGCTACAGTCATCTTTTCATTATCACTTGGCTTTTTTATCGGTTTAGCAAACTTATCATTCACAGGTATGATGATTTTATATGCCTGTACAGGACTGGTCGCTGCTTTTGTACAAAATCAGGGACGTTATATTGTTGCGATATTTAGTTTTTTGCCGAGTATTTTTTTCTTCTTTTATGATGCGACATTACCAATTGATAGTATTTATTTTATGTCGATGCTTACAGGGGCCATCATTTTCCTGCTGTTACCGAAAAATATACTTGAATACTGCAAAATGTACTATAAACAAACTACAGTCAGTGTCATTCAGGTGAACCGCAATGAAGTAGTGGAAGTGCAGCTTAAGCAATTTCAGCAATTTGTTTCCTTTATGAAAGAGCTTGTATTTGATCATTTCACACAAAATAAGGCGAAAAATAAGACAACTGCAGAACCGTTTCTCATTTGCTCCAGCTGTTTCAAATATGAAGAATGCTGGGGGAGAAAAGGGGAGATGGAAGGAATTATCGATTCGTGGCGCTTGGCGAAAAGAAGCACGAAACCGGTCAGCTGGATTCGGGTGGAAGAGCAGCTGAAAGGGAAATGCATCAAATCTTCTAAATTGCTGGAAGAACTAGAGTCAGCTTTACACAAAGAGCATATGGAAAGACAGTTCTATCATGGCAAAAAGATGATTGCCTTACAGCTTCGTGATTTAAGCAGCCACTTTGAAAAACTGTTAAACAGTCAGCGACTAGAAATCGGCACATCTGAAATTGATGGGGAGATGCAGCAATTTTTAAAAGAAAATGATATTCACTGTTTACATATTCAGTGGATAAAAAATGAAATAGGGAACCGGGAGTTCGTGTGTTATGTCGCAGATCATCGGGATGCACATGTCGTTATCCAGCAACTAGAACAGCAACTGTTTGAATATTTGCATGAACCATTAAAAGGTGAACAGATTTACGAGCAGCAATCGCCTATTTTTTATCGCCAAATTAAGTTTACTTCAGCAATTCGTTATCAGTTGGAGTATGATATATATACGTATTCCCATGCAAACCATGCAATTTCCGGTGATTCCTATCGTGTATTCCCGATCCATCCGGGGCTGATGGCGATTATGCTGTCCGATGGAATGGGGACGAATGTAAGAGCGAATCGTGAAAGTGAACGTTTAATTCAAATGATGCAGGATTGTCTTACTTACAATATGGATCCTGAAACAGCAATGCACACAATGCATTATGTGATGTCGCTGAAAAACGATTCGGACATGTATGCAACGATGGATTTCGCTCTTGTCGATTTACAGTTCGGCCACTTATGGTGTTGGAAAGCGGGAGGCATGACGACCTATGTGTTAAGAGGGAACGATTTATTCAAAATCGAAAGTACAAGTGCCCCGATTGGTTTTTTACCAAATTTTGCAGTTGATACGGAAATGATACAACTATTATCAGAGGATGTTATTTTAATGATTTCGGACGGGTTATTTTCACCATCTGCACAATGGGATGCACAGGAGCAATTATTTATCAGGCTGATTCGTCAAGGGCTGGAAAACGGTGCTTCCATCCAGGTTGTCCTATATGATGTCATGATGCAATTTAAACAAAGATACCCAATTGCTGATGATTGCACTGTGATGTTATTCCGTTTGCAGCATGTAATAAAACCGTGGCAAGTATTCAGACCAGCAATCACACATTGAAATGTAATATGAGGTGAGTAAATGCACACTTTGGAACATCAAGTATTAGCTTATATAAAAGAGCAAGAGCTTATAAAAAGCGGAGATAGACTACTAATTGCTTGTTCAGGAGGCGTTGATTCAATGGCGCTTCTTTCTTTTTTTTATCATTTCCGGCACTATTTTAAAATTGAACTCGCCGTGGCGCATGTAGACCATATGCTGCGCGGCGAACAATCTGCCGAAGACCGCCAATTTGTTGAGAAAGCATGCAGTGACTGGGCGATTCCATTCTATAGCTGTGCGATACCCATTG
This genomic window from Solibacillus sp. FSL R5-0449 contains:
- a CDS encoding SpoIIE family protein phosphatase encodes the protein MVTLNNQNEFQTLNLNLFLYKEKSRIIIASVIAFAAFCFAQAVFFEAVTPLFLPFWLVIRTRFVSFQKSALLGGILGTLFLGFGQAAVVLVQLFFMECLVRFKFIKISPYFLLGTTIIAVQLAWQMLLHSGMPSVMTLFYIVYECLFAVSILFFMRILTMPSKENGNIEWTREKITAIIVVLAGMLIGMENLTLFYFSMALIVLHFLICLVAYSSTVGATVIFSLSLGFFIGLANLSFTGMMILYACTGLVAAFVQNQGRYIVAIFSFLPSIFFFFYDATLPIDSIYFMSMLTGAIIFLLLPKNILEYCKMYYKQTTVSVIQVNRNEVVEVQLKQFQQFVSFMKELVFDHFTQNKAKNKTTAEPFLICSSCFKYEECWGRKGEMEGIIDSWRLAKRSTKPVSWIRVEEQLKGKCIKSSKLLEELESALHKEHMERQFYHGKKMIALQLRDLSSHFEKLLNSQRLEIGTSEIDGEMQQFLKENDIHCLHIQWIKNEIGNREFVCYVADHRDAHVVIQQLEQQLFEYLHEPLKGEQIYEQQSPIFYRQIKFTSAIRYQLEYDIYTYSHANHAISGDSYRVFPIHPGLMAIMLSDGMGTNVRANRESERLIQMMQDCLTYNMDPETAMHTMHYVMSLKNDSDMYATMDFALVDLQFGHLWCWKAGGMTTYVLRGNDLFKIESTSAPIGFLPNFAVDTEMIQLLSEDVILMISDGLFSPSAQWDAQEQLFIRLIRQGLENGASIQVVLYDVMMQFKQRYPIADDCTVMLFRLQHVIKPWQVFRPAITH